From Desulfovibrio sp. TomC, a single genomic window includes:
- a CDS encoding glycosyltransferase, which translates to MTTPPSSAFRLSVRETLRCHLVSRDPLIIISYGLPLGAPMQLSPYLAHRKAYFLMGNWWSLLDRGVLVRTKQFYSLMRDMYPLHEYIFLTNAQEENALLERIGLPNYLCHHNAFLDEAIFRPLPDVNKDLDAVYTARPLPFKRHTLARRIPSWELLYYFDPTDPDKQQTYVRHLTRTMPGMVLPNHDPVDGAYRKLGPAAMCQAINRARVGLCLSQVEGGNYATTEYMLCGLPVVSTPSQGGRDAFLDPEISRVVEPDPRAVAAAVADLIAQDLSPRVVRLRTLLKIREQRQDFIRLIEALYEREGRREPFAEQFSAIFTHKMLTYPGTPEQFLARHGLLPGQDDDAPVLAPAANA; encoded by the coding sequence ATGACCACGCCGCCAAGCTCTGCCTTCCGCCTTTCCGTACGCGAAACCCTGCGCTGCCATCTGGTCAGCCGGGATCCGCTCATCATCATCTCCTACGGACTGCCCCTTGGCGCGCCCATGCAGCTTTCTCCCTATCTGGCGCATCGCAAAGCCTATTTCCTCATGGGCAACTGGTGGTCGCTGCTGGATCGCGGCGTGCTCGTGCGCACCAAACAGTTCTACAGTCTCATGCGTGACATGTACCCGCTGCATGAGTACATCTTCCTGACCAACGCCCAGGAAGAAAACGCCCTGCTCGAACGCATCGGCCTGCCCAACTACCTGTGCCACCACAACGCCTTTCTCGACGAAGCGATCTTTCGTCCCCTGCCGGACGTGAACAAGGACCTCGACGCCGTCTATACCGCCCGGCCGCTCCCCTTCAAACGCCATACCCTGGCCCGACGCATCCCGTCCTGGGAGCTTTTGTACTATTTCGACCCGACCGACCCGGACAAGCAGCAGACCTATGTGCGCCACCTGACGCGCACCATGCCCGGCATGGTCCTGCCCAATCATGATCCGGTTGACGGCGCGTACCGCAAGCTTGGTCCCGCCGCCATGTGCCAGGCCATCAACCGGGCCAGGGTGGGGCTGTGCCTGTCCCAGGTGGAAGGCGGCAATTACGCCACCACCGAGTACATGCTCTGCGGTCTGCCCGTGGTCTCCACCCCGAGCCAGGGCGGACGCGACGCCTTCCTCGATCCGGAAATCAGCCGGGTGGTGGAACCTGACCCCCGGGCCGTTGCCGCCGCCGTGGCCGACCTGATCGCCCAGGACCTGTCCCCCCGGGTGGTGCGGCTGCGCACCCTGCTCAAAATCCGGGAGCAGCGGCAGGATTTCATCCGGCTCATCGAGGCCCTCTATGAGCGCGAAGGTCGGCGCGAACCCTTTGCCGAACAGTTTAGCGCCATTTTCACGCACAAAATGCTCACCTATCCCGGCACGCCCGAACAATTCCTGGCCCGCCACGGGCTGCTTCCCGGGCAGGACGACGACGCCCCCGTCCTGGCCCCGGCGGCAAACGCTTGA
- a CDS encoding glycosyltransferase family 39 protein yields the protein MRPYRIVSFLILGVAAFLIIHDLGTPSLWLDEVAAPLNAHLSTEAILELSRTLEEHPPLFYLLLKAFLNLGRTDFLVRLLPALAGLGCVAMVMAVGTRFFSRSVGLLAAALWLAMPQDLWLSRMARPYSLWLFFYLCALYFLAGFLKDGRLRSIWGLLASAAFMVATHYLSFPLLAAMGGCLLAIPPLARPRSRLPAIVCYAAGCAAITAAAYFGLIRTSATPALIAAADETAADAARAVGEALGGVLYLFDLPLARLLAGTAAGLGFFTLFRTDRRAFLLLAILTLAPIAILVVLGKATGLYARHLSSLGIPIALTMAAALGRLPRLAPRLPAITVAVLVLAALDPLVWHREQFYTVDSYQVPIIGNNYKLAAAGIARLYGPATVVSFGNAYYGNAVSWYLDQSPRPNAVDNPGLTPDDQTANLLFAAGAHWGYLAKDADDFEARFGPGAVRHRIETSTVMALAVPRDPVRRITALPARAGLSMGYRDFFATANIAKGVHHHQNARGPAIIPIHNQTEGQVRAAFALLAPPEPQDIRLNVLFDNTGQGNTLTAVVRFDDEPPTVHPLSTGYDPTHQRQIALQRDAPYAVMTVDLLLHGAGRTPTLSGGSQETLRLTGLEAFFCPTRDAAGCLKDAEGQLIANQLTNYLEERFAESADTPQATRITGRDNLAGIPDNVLGAWSAVAPALASRPGVMHLTLTTDRSRLSFFPRVGLDGMVQVWATRPDGQRRLLFALQNHTDNWTPISARYEFAVPDWLQNRETAVDLELTGRWSQLWTLGEGVFF from the coding sequence ATGCGCCCATACCGCATTGTTTCTTTTCTCATTCTTGGTGTTGCAGCCTTCCTGATCATCCACGACCTCGGGACGCCGTCGTTGTGGCTTGACGAGGTTGCCGCGCCGCTCAACGCCCATCTCTCGACCGAAGCCATCCTGGAGCTGTCGCGGACCCTGGAAGAACACCCGCCCCTGTTCTACCTGCTGCTCAAGGCCTTTCTCAACCTGGGCCGGACCGATTTCCTGGTGCGCCTGCTGCCGGCCCTGGCCGGCCTTGGCTGCGTGGCCATGGTCATGGCTGTCGGAACGCGTTTCTTTTCCCGGTCCGTGGGTCTGCTTGCCGCGGCGCTGTGGCTGGCCATGCCCCAGGACCTGTGGCTGTCGCGCATGGCCCGGCCCTATTCCCTGTGGCTCTTTTTCTACCTGTGCGCCCTGTATTTCCTGGCCGGCTTCCTCAAGGACGGCCGGTTGCGCTCCATTTGGGGGCTGCTCGCCAGCGCCGCCTTCATGGTCGCCACCCACTACCTGTCCTTTCCCCTGCTGGCCGCCATGGGCGGCTGCCTGCTGGCCATCCCGCCCCTGGCTCGGCCCCGCTCCCGGCTGCCGGCCATTGTGTGCTATGCCGCCGGCTGCGCCGCCATTACTGCCGCAGCCTATTTCGGCCTCATCCGCACAAGCGCCACCCCGGCCCTCATTGCCGCAGCCGACGAGACCGCAGCCGACGCCGCCCGGGCCGTGGGCGAGGCCCTGGGCGGCGTCCTGTACCTCTTCGACCTTCCCCTGGCCCGGCTGTTGGCGGGAACCGCCGCCGGCCTGGGCTTTTTCACCCTGTTTCGGACCGACCGCCGGGCTTTTCTCCTGCTGGCCATCCTCACCCTGGCCCCGATCGCCATCCTGGTGGTCCTGGGCAAGGCCACCGGGCTCTATGCCCGCCACCTGTCGAGCCTGGGCATTCCCATCGCCCTGACCATGGCCGCCGCCCTGGGCCGCCTGCCCCGACTGGCCCCCCGCTTGCCGGCCATCACCGTCGCCGTGCTGGTCCTGGCCGCCCTGGACCCGCTCGTCTGGCACCGGGAACAGTTCTACACCGTCGACAGCTATCAGGTGCCGATTATCGGCAACAACTACAAACTGGCCGCCGCCGGGATTGCCCGGCTGTACGGCCCGGCCACGGTGGTCTCCTTTGGCAACGCCTATTACGGCAACGCCGTGTCCTGGTATCTGGACCAGTCGCCCCGGCCAAACGCCGTGGACAACCCGGGCCTGACCCCGGACGACCAGACCGCCAACCTGCTTTTTGCCGCCGGCGCCCATTGGGGCTATCTGGCCAAAGACGCCGACGATTTCGAAGCGCGTTTCGGCCCCGGGGCGGTGCGCCACCGCATCGAGACCTCGACGGTCATGGCCCTGGCCGTTCCCCGCGATCCGGTTCGCCGCATCACCGCCCTGCCGGCCCGGGCCGGCCTGTCCATGGGCTACCGGGATTTTTTCGCCACGGCCAACATCGCCAAGGGGGTCCACCACCACCAAAACGCCCGGGGGCCGGCCATCATTCCCATCCACAACCAGACCGAGGGACAGGTCCGGGCCGCCTTTGCCCTGCTGGCCCCGCCCGAGCCCCAGGACATTCGCTTAAACGTCCTTTTCGACAACACCGGCCAGGGCAACACCCTGACCGCCGTGGTCCGCTTCGACGACGAACCGCCCACCGTCCATCCCCTTTCCACCGGCTACGACCCCACCCATCAGCGTCAGATCGCCCTGCAGCGCGACGCCCCTTACGCCGTCATGACCGTGGACCTCCTCCTGCACGGCGCCGGCCGCACCCCGACGCTCAGCGGCGGCAGCCAGGAGACCCTGCGCCTGACCGGCCTGGAAGCCTTTTTCTGCCCAACCCGGGACGCCGCCGGCTGCCTCAAGGACGCCGAAGGCCAGCTCATTGCCAACCAGTTGACAAATTATCTGGAAGAACGCTTTGCCGAGTCAGCCGACACGCCCCAGGCCACCCGCATCACCGGCCGCGACAACCTCGCCGGCATCCCGGACAACGTCCTGGGAGCCTGGTCGGCCGTCGCCCCGGCCCTGGCGTCCCGGCCCGGCGTCATGCATCTGACGCTGACAACCGACCGCTCCCGGTTGTCGTTTTTCCCCCGGGTCGGCCTGGACGGCATGGTGCAGGTCTGGGCCACCCGCCCGGACGGCCAACGCCGCCTCCTGTTCGCCCTGCAAAACCACACCGACAACTGGACCCCGATCAGCGCCCGCTATGAATTCGCGGTCCCGGACTGGCTCCAAAACCGGGAGACGGCCGTCGACCTGGAACTGACCGGCCGCTGGTCCCAGCTGTGGACCCTGGGGGAGGGCGTGTTTTTCTGA
- a CDS encoding DNA polymerase III subunit delta has translation MQRAGFSFLVCPDPEIIRERVERLLADCGQSFAREVFWGDEEIGAPFWSALTVASLFAGRRAVVVRRAEALPAEFWPKLTPALKGFNDAVWPFFCLEGPLDRKGGPKLPKTLAEQPYFQVAQKRKWVFVSPGLTRRDMGPRLSDWAARRGLVLGPGVAEALAGALPPSLAHADNELAKLELALGDRTSLELADLGLLSHHEGMDGFAFLDALAGGRDPTLVWQEIFDKELAGEEMIFPFIGLLLYEARMMWRLAVGEADDVRLPPQVRQKKEAMARRLGSAGLTRIFEAAFAAEAGIKTGARKPDQAMEFLTAELFRLFSGQMRASSRISP, from the coding sequence ATGCAAAGAGCCGGCTTTTCCTTTCTGGTGTGTCCCGACCCGGAAATCATCCGGGAACGGGTGGAGCGTCTGCTGGCGGATTGCGGCCAGTCGTTTGCCCGGGAGGTGTTCTGGGGCGATGAGGAGATTGGCGCGCCGTTTTGGAGCGCCTTGACCGTGGCCAGTCTGTTTGCCGGCCGCCGGGCCGTGGTGGTGCGCCGGGCCGAGGCCTTGCCGGCGGAATTCTGGCCCAAGCTGACGCCGGCGCTCAAGGGGTTTAACGACGCGGTCTGGCCGTTTTTTTGCCTGGAAGGCCCGCTCGACCGCAAAGGCGGACCGAAACTGCCCAAAACCCTGGCCGAACAGCCCTATTTCCAGGTGGCCCAAAAGCGCAAATGGGTGTTTGTCTCGCCGGGCCTGACGCGGCGGGACATGGGACCGCGTCTGTCGGACTGGGCCGCCCGCCGGGGGCTGGTCCTGGGGCCGGGCGTGGCCGAGGCCCTGGCCGGGGCGCTGCCGCCCTCCCTGGCCCATGCCGACAACGAGCTGGCCAAGCTCGAGCTGGCCCTGGGGGATCGCACCAGCCTGGAGCTGGCCGATCTGGGCCTCTTGTCCCACCACGAGGGCATGGACGGCTTTGCCTTTCTCGACGCCCTGGCCGGCGGACGCGACCCGACCCTGGTGTGGCAGGAAATTTTCGACAAGGAACTGGCCGGGGAGGAGATGATTTTCCCCTTTATCGGGCTGTTGCTCTATGAAGCCCGGATGATGTGGCGTCTGGCCGTGGGCGAGGCCGACGACGTGCGCCTGCCGCCCCAGGTGCGCCAGAAAAAAGAGGCCATGGCCAGAAGGCTGGGATCGGCCGGGCTGACCCGGATCTTCGAAGCGGCCTTTGCCGCCGAAGCCGGCATCAAAACCGGGGCCAGAAAGCCGGATCAGGCCATGGAATTTCTGACCGCCGAGCTTTTCCGGCTTTTTAGCGGCCAGATGCGGGCTTCCTCCCGGATTTCGCCATGA
- the radC gene encoding RadC family protein produces the protein MLSKKESPHYIGHRRRLKDRLLENSRALADYEVLELVLGYVNIRRDNKPLAKELLRRFGNVRGVLTARLEEMRDVDGFGPGAEEFLTLWREVWARFHEQPLKDRMVLNSPEIVAEMGRSRIGVKEHEEFWMALVDTKNRLIGWEQVSKGTVDQAAVYPRDVIAAALRHKASGVILVHNHPGADPRPSVEDVEFTRRIVSAAREMDIRVLDHLVVTENRFFSFQAEGMI, from the coding sequence ATGCTTAGTAAGAAAGAATCGCCACACTATATCGGCCACCGCCGCCGCCTCAAAGACCGGTTGCTGGAAAATTCGCGCGCCCTGGCCGATTATGAAGTGCTGGAGCTGGTGCTGGGCTATGTCAATATCCGCCGCGACAACAAGCCCCTGGCCAAGGAGCTCTTGAGGCGGTTTGGCAATGTGCGCGGGGTGCTGACAGCCCGACTGGAAGAGATGCGGGACGTTGACGGGTTTGGCCCGGGCGCCGAGGAATTTTTGACCCTGTGGCGCGAGGTCTGGGCCCGGTTTCACGAGCAGCCGCTCAAGGACCGCATGGTGCTCAACAGCCCCGAGATCGTGGCCGAAATGGGCCGCTCGCGCATCGGGGTCAAGGAGCACGAGGAATTCTGGATGGCCCTGGTGGACACCAAGAACCGGCTGATCGGCTGGGAGCAAGTGAGCAAGGGCACGGTGGACCAGGCGGCGGTCTATCCCCGGGATGTCATTGCCGCGGCCCTGCGCCACAAGGCCAGCGGCGTGATTCTGGTCCACAACCACCCCGGGGCCGATCCCAGGCCCTCGGTTGAGGACGTGGAATTTACCCGGCGCATTGTCAGCGCCGCCAGGGAAATGGACATCCGGGTCCTGGACCATCTGGTGGTGACGGAAAACCGGTTTTTCAGCTTTCAGGCTGAAGGTATGATCTAA
- a CDS encoding acylphosphatase: protein MTATDATAKATPSLHATISGTVQGVYFRAWVCDQAVSLGLHGWVRNLADGQVEVLAQGAPEALDALKERLPQGSPLSRVDRVTANMIEYDKAFTAFTIRG from the coding sequence ATGACGGCGACGGATGCGACGGCCAAGGCGACGCCAAGCCTGCACGCCACCATTTCCGGCACGGTGCAGGGCGTGTATTTCCGGGCCTGGGTTTGTGATCAGGCCGTCAGCCTCGGCCTTCACGGCTGGGTGCGCAATCTGGCCGATGGCCAGGTGGAAGTGCTGGCCCAGGGCGCTCCCGAAGCCCTGGACGCCCTGAAGGAACGCCTGCCCCAAGGTTCGCCCCTGTCCCGGGTGGACCGCGTGACAGCGAACATGATCGAGTATGACAAGGCCTTCACGGCCTTTACCATTCGCGGCTAG
- the lon gene encoding endopeptidase La — translation MDKEHDPKAVSETEAPEADAPKADTAAVAAGNESDEATPPDIPTELPVLPVRDIVVFNYMILPLFVGRDKSVQAVDAALNGSRYILVLTQKDEKVDDPGVDDLYRVGTVGMIMRMLKMPDGRLKVLVQGLTRARVKDFSSSEPYLQASVEVLAEHDPKEATLEQEAMMRAAREQSEKILSLRGMASADIMAVLNSVNEPGRLADLVASNLRMRVEEAQRLLECEDPVERLRLVNDQLVKEAEVATMQAKIQNMAKEGMDKAQKDFFLREQLKAIRRELGEGGEESDDLEELKEALDKVGMPKEVKKETDKQLKRLVSMHPDSSEAGVIRTYLDWMVDLPWKKMSKDRLDIKEAKRILDDDHFDLEKVKERILEYLSVRKLNPGMKGPILCFVGPPGVGKTSLGRSIARALGRKFVRMSLGGMRDEAEIRGHRRTYIGSMPGRVIQSIKQAGTRNPVIMLDEIDKVGSDFRGDPSSALLEVLDPEQNNSFSDHYLNVPFDLSKVMFICTANMLDTIPAALLDRMEVIRLPGYTEQEKVKIGRRYILPRQIEENGLTADDVSISDLVLGRVIRDYTREAGLRNFEREVGSVCRKLARRKAEGETPPFRVTISALEKLLGPARFMDDEREADLPPGVAVGLAWTPVGGVLLHIEAATTPGKGAVHLTGKLGEVMKESAQAALTYAKSRAKELGIDPEAFEKNDIHIHVPAGATPKDGPSAGVTLVTALISLLTNTPVCNDLAMTGEITLRGRVLPVGGIKEKILAAVAAGMKQVIIPAKNMKDILDIPKDLRGRIKIMPVERIDEVWPLACAKPGLAAKAAATQTPEATA, via the coding sequence ATGGACAAGGAACACGACCCGAAGGCGGTCTCCGAGACGGAAGCCCCCGAGGCCGACGCGCCCAAGGCCGACACCGCTGCGGTGGCTGCCGGGAACGAAAGCGACGAGGCGACGCCGCCGGATATTCCGACCGAATTGCCGGTGTTGCCCGTGCGCGACATCGTGGTCTTCAATTATATGATCCTGCCGCTGTTTGTCGGCCGCGACAAGTCGGTCCAGGCCGTGGACGCGGCCCTAAACGGCTCGCGCTACATCCTGGTGCTCACCCAGAAGGACGAAAAGGTCGACGACCCCGGGGTGGACGACCTCTACCGGGTCGGCACGGTGGGCATGATCATGCGCATGCTCAAGATGCCTGACGGCCGGCTCAAAGTGCTGGTCCAGGGCCTGACCCGGGCCCGGGTGAAGGACTTCAGCTCGTCTGAGCCGTATCTCCAGGCCTCGGTGGAAGTGCTGGCCGAGCACGACCCCAAGGAAGCGACCCTGGAGCAGGAAGCCATGATGCGGGCCGCCCGGGAGCAGAGCGAAAAGATCCTGTCGCTTCGGGGCATGGCCTCGGCCGACATCATGGCCGTTTTAAACAGCGTCAACGAACCCGGCCGGCTGGCCGACCTGGTGGCCTCCAACCTGCGGATGCGGGTGGAAGAGGCCCAGCGGCTGCTGGAGTGCGAGGACCCGGTGGAGCGGTTGCGGCTGGTCAACGACCAGCTGGTCAAGGAAGCCGAAGTGGCCACCATGCAGGCCAAGATCCAGAACATGGCCAAAGAGGGCATGGACAAGGCGCAAAAGGACTTCTTCCTGCGCGAACAGCTCAAGGCCATTCGCCGGGAACTCGGCGAGGGCGGCGAGGAGTCCGACGACCTTGAGGAGCTCAAAGAGGCCCTGGACAAGGTCGGGATGCCCAAGGAAGTGAAAAAGGAGACGGACAAGCAGCTCAAGAGGCTGGTGTCCATGCATCCCGATTCCTCCGAGGCCGGCGTCATCCGCACCTATCTCGACTGGATGGTGGACCTGCCCTGGAAAAAGATGTCCAAGGACCGGCTCGACATCAAGGAAGCCAAGCGCATTCTCGACGACGACCATTTCGATCTGGAAAAGGTCAAGGAGCGCATCCTCGAATACCTGTCGGTCAGAAAGCTCAATCCGGGCATGAAAGGCCCCATCCTGTGCTTCGTCGGCCCTCCGGGCGTGGGCAAGACCTCGCTTGGCCGGTCCATTGCCCGGGCCCTTGGCCGCAAGTTCGTGCGCATGTCGCTCGGCGGGATGCGCGACGAGGCGGAAATCCGGGGGCACCGGCGCACCTACATCGGCTCCATGCCCGGCCGGGTCATCCAGAGCATCAAACAGGCCGGCACCCGAAACCCGGTCATCATGCTCGATGAGATTGACAAGGTCGGTTCGGACTTCCGGGGCGATCCGTCTTCGGCCCTCCTTGAGGTGCTCGATCCCGAACAGAACAATTCCTTCTCGGACCACTACTTAAACGTGCCCTTTGACCTGTCCAAGGTGATGTTCATCTGTACGGCCAACATGCTCGACACCATTCCGGCGGCGCTGCTTGACCGCATGGAAGTGATCCGCCTGCCCGGCTACACCGAGCAGGAGAAGGTCAAGATCGGCCGGCGCTACATTCTGCCGCGTCAGATCGAGGAAAACGGCCTGACCGCCGACGACGTGTCCATCTCCGATCTGGTGCTGGGCCGGGTGATCCGCGACTACACCCGCGAGGCCGGGCTTCGCAACTTCGAGCGCGAGGTCGGTTCGGTGTGCCGCAAACTGGCCCGCAGAAAGGCCGAGGGCGAGACGCCGCCGTTTCGGGTGACCATCTCGGCCCTGGAAAAGCTGCTTGGACCGGCGCGGTTCATGGACGACGAGCGCGAGGCCGATCTGCCGCCGGGCGTGGCCGTCGGGCTGGCCTGGACCCCGGTTGGCGGGGTGCTTTTGCACATCGAGGCGGCCACCACCCCGGGCAAGGGCGCGGTGCATCTGACCGGCAAGCTTGGCGAGGTCATGAAGGAATCGGCCCAGGCCGCGCTCACCTATGCCAAGTCCCGGGCCAAGGAACTCGGCATCGACCCCGAGGCCTTTGAGAAAAACGACATCCACATCCACGTGCCGGCCGGAGCCACGCCCAAGGACGGCCCGTCGGCCGGCGTCACCCTGGTCACGGCGCTCATCTCGCTTTTGACCAACACGCCGGTGTGCAACGATCTGGCCATGACCGGCGAGATTACCTTGCGCGGCCGGGTGCTGCCGGTTGGCGGCATCAAGGAGAAGATCCTGGCGGCGGTGGCGGCCGGCATGAAGCAGGTCATCATTCCGGCCAAGAATATGAAGGACATCCTGGATATTCCCAAGGATCTGCGCGGGCGCATCAAGATCATGCCGGTGGAGCGCATCGACGAGGTCTGGCCGTTGGCCTGCGCCAAGCCCGGGCTTGCGGCCAAGGCTGCGGCAACGCAGACGCCCGAGGCAACGGCTTAG